The Alosa sapidissima isolate fAloSap1 chromosome 8, fAloSap1.pri, whole genome shotgun sequence genome segment TTGGGGCCATAGCCTCTGGGTTCCCCATCTTGTTGGGGCCATAGCCTCTGGGTTACTTGTTGGGGCCATAGCCTCTGGGTTCCCCATCTTGTTGGGGCCCTAGCCTCTGGGTTCCCCATCTTGTTGGGGCCATAGCCTCTGGGTTACTTGTTGGGGCCATAGCCTCTGGGTTCCCCATCTTGTTGGGGCCATAGCCTCTGGGTTCCCCATCACTTGTTGGGGCCTCTGGGTTCCCCATTTTGGGTGCTGCATCAACAGTCTGTTCTGTGCACATTGTAAATTCTGCAGACAAATGTTTCTGAAGATTTGATCGCCTCTGTGAGTTCACCAATGCCCAAATTGTTCAGCAATTCATGGCGCTTTTCAAAGACCTTCCATGATGATTGTTTGGTGTGATTTTCAATGTAAGAGGTGGTTTCACACCCAATGCATGAAATGCTAGCAAGGATGCTGCTGAGCCTCTTGGTAGTTTGTTGAAAACTGTATATACCGCCATTTCTTATGTGCCCGACATCATCCAGAGATGTTTACATTGCGTACGCTGAAAGTGAGATACCAAAAGCAGGAGAACATCAGTATTAAACTGACTGTGAGTGGCATGCAGAATCTTGTGTCTTCCTCATGTGTGGATTTTAGGGGAGCCAAATCAGTTGAACTTTTTGATTACTTGTGTCTGCTTCCTCATGTGTGGATTTCAGGGGAGCCAAATCAGTTGAACTTTTTGATTACTTGACCTCAAGTTCCTCTCTATATACGCCTGCGACTACAATTTCTTTATTCTCAGGCGCCTGCTAACACAATTCTTCTGATAAGACATGTGTCGGTTCTGCTTTTTCTGCTAGTGACACAGAATTGGACCAGAACTGGAAGAGGTACATCACGACCTTCCACCACCAGTCTGACAGGCCGAGCTGCTTTACTGTGCCGCATTCTGGTTGTACCCTTGATAGGGTTCTGAAGGCAGACAGACGTCTAATTACTGCTTATGAGGCAGGTCAGTTGATCTGCCATCTGTACTCAAGCATGAGCTTCTTCCAGTCCCTGTATCCCTCGCCAAAATGAATGGCACACGATGCACGTGAAACAAGTCTGTACTTGCTGATGTAATAACAGAAGACCATTCAGCTTCATGACGCTTCATCTTGCCTCATCATTGATGGGTAAGCATTGGGTTGTAGCTTTTGGAAAGCCTGATGATGCTGtgacctttacacatttgtgaaAATAGTGTTGGAACTGTGTTCACAATATCAAAGAATTGATATTGTGTTTGACAGGTGCAGGACAGAGACAGTCAAGAATACAATCAGAACGCGCTGCAATAAAGCAGCCGGTCAGActctggtccaatcagaacGCGCTGAAATAAAGCAGCCGGGCAGACTCTTGTCCAATCAGAACGCGCTGCAATAAAGCAGCCGGTCAGACTCTTGTCCAATCAGAACGCGCTGCAATAAAGCAGCCGGTCAGACTCTGGTCCAATTTTTTCTCACTAGCAGAAAATAAAGCAGAACAGGCACATTTCTTTTCAGAGGTACTGTGTTCGCAGGCGCCTAGAGATAAAGAATTTGTAGTCGCAGCGGGATTTAGAGAGAAACTTGAGGTCAAGTCATCAAAAAGTCAGTGTCGGATCTAGAGATTTTATCTTGGGGCATGAGGTTCCAGCAGGGGGGCTGAAGTTCTCTTCGCAGGAAAAGATTCATTTCAGGTTTCAGCAACTTGTAGACATGATTTTTCTCAGATTCAATAAAGACACAATCAAGTTGTCTTATCAAAGcatttgtatgtatttttgATGTATGAGTTTAAGATtgaatataggcctactcttgCATATAATGCATTTGTATGTATTGAGTTTAATATTTAATACTCTTGCATATAATGAAGAATAGAAACACACTATATGAAGTGTGCAGAACAATAACAGGGTCGCGATCCACCCCTCCCATCCCCCTACACAGACACTTATCCCATCTCTAATGCCATATTTAAACTTGAAATGGTAGCTTTTAAACATTTGTAGTGCATTTGAGATTCAGCATGTCTCCCAAATAAGTCCAAACATTGTGTATACAGAATACAATTCAGCACCCAtatcccccctacacacacagagagtattGAATTTCACATCAACTTCAAGTATTGCATTTGATATTCACCACTGCATAAAATCAAGAATAGAAACATTGTATGTGAAGTGTATAGAACAATAACAGTATCAATCCACCCTCTCACATCCACCCATCTTTTCTCTGTCACTCATACACGCTCacgcacatgcactcacacacacacacacacagggccaaatgtacacttttgcgcccacttcagggaTATTTTTTCCACAACGTGCGCGTAAAATCATGGCGacgtatgtacaaacaggccgcactgaggTAATGTCGCCGAAGTTGGGACAGAAGACATGGGACAAAAGATTGTACAAAAACTGTCCGTGAAAGCGCacatctattctgcgcctaaatatctccgccttgtaaaagcaggtgttaatccaaattgcggttaaatgcgccaataagagaacctttcaaagacaacagaatcgctatttagagcaccagttttgcgtctttgtactatatcaaaagtaaccttaactttcgttggcctttcgatggtcttactttcactttcacgtcatccactttcctacttgctagatttgaccatcttccatagcctatgtgcacaagtagtttcattatctccctgcttgttgacatcttatcatgtattgtattatttcatgatcgctaaatgtttgattctttttaatgttctcatcagttaacttcattctgcgcttgtatgtaggctattccgttcagttgtggacgttcgtaaattgcggtagggggcggagaaaggcggAGAAAGGTGCAGATTACTCGATGATGtaaaagtttgataaataccacgTACACTTGGGTATCACAGCGTTCgctatctgcggtttgtccacaGCACTGATAACGTTacattcgcaaatgtacgtacatctggcccacagtgtTAAAGTGTAAGTTGACCCAGTGGGGCATGACCCCTAGTCCTGTTGACCCCTAGTCCTGCTGTTCAAGCTCATCACATGCAGCCCATaggaaaaagaatgagacaCTTTGGGACAACATGGGTCTGCTtgaagctgcctgtccataacttggcccatgggtctgcttgaagctgcctgtccataacttggcccatgggtctgctttaagctgcctgtccataacttggcccatgggtctgcttgaagctgcctgtccataacttggcccatgggtctgcttgaagctgcctgtccataacttggcccatggatCTGCTtgaagctgcctgtccataacttggcccatggatCTGCTtgaagctgcctgtccataacttgtccTAAATTATCTCAATCTTTTTCCGATGGGCTGCGTGTGGTGAGCTTATTCAACAGGGCTATGGGTCAATTTACACTGAACTTACACTTTAAAAGCTTGCTATGCCAAATATCCTCATCTCCCTCCCTAGTGCTAGAGTTCaacataaaaaatgatttgtagATTAAAACCATGCCATGTATTGTCTTCCAATCAAGTTCAGTTTCCAGCCAGCTACATCTAAATGTTCTAAAAAGTTGTCTGTCTTTGTCAAATGTTAACACTTCACATTAACCTACCATGCCAGTACTAGCTAGCTAATCTTTTCTCTGTAGCATAGTGGAGCTAGTGCTGACGTCGTTCCTCCCATAAAAGCTAGATATAGCAACAGACCTCACCAGCTGAATGATGAAATCAGTCACTACTACAATATAGTTTGCTGCTCTATGCTGCCTAGTACACCACAGcatagaggaggaggatgccTAGTACACCACAGCATAGAGGAGGATGCTGCCTAGTACAGCACAGCATAGAGGATGCTGCCTAGTACACCACAGCATAGAGGAGGATGATGCCTCCCTAGTACACCacagcagagaggaggatgatgccTCCCTAGTACACCACAGCAGAGAGGATGATGATGCCTAGTACACCAGCATAGAGGAGGATGCTGCCTAGTACACCACAGCATAGAGGAGGATGTTCCCTAGTACACCACAGCATAGAGGAGGATGCTGCCTAGTACACCACAGcatagaggaggaggatgccTAGTACACCACAGCATAGAGGAGGATGCTGCCTAGTACACCACAGcatagaggaggaggatgccTCCCTAGTACACCACAGCAGAGGGGAGGATGATGCCTCCCTAGTACACCACAGCAGAGAGGATGATGCCTAGTACACCAGCATAGAGGAGGATGCTGCCTAGTACACCACAGCATAGAGGAGGATGCTGCCTAGTACACCAGCATAGAGGAGGATGCTGCCTAGTACACCACAGCATAGAGGAGGATGCTCTCTAGTATACCACAGCATAGAGGAGGATGCTGCCTAGTACACCACAGCATAGAGGAGGATGCTGCCTCCCTAGTACACCACAGCATAGAGGAGGATGATGCCTAGTACACCACAGCATAGAGGAGGATGCTCTCTAGTACACCACAGCATAGAGGAGGATGATGCCTAGTACACCACAGCATAGAGGAGGATGCTGCCTAGTACACCACAGCATAGAGGAGGATGATGCTTCCCTACATTCAAAAAAATATCTTGTTGGatttaattaaaaatgttctgtcAAGTGGTTCCACGAAACTGTATTAAATAACTCTAAAGATACTATATTCTTTACAATTGActgaaataaataacattaactGAACAAGAGTGAATAAAGTAGATGGTAAGTAAttgaattattttatttttatttagtatTCTTACATTGAACCAACTTAATATGGCTGTGTTCAACCAACTTAATGCTGTTATGTTCAATTAATTCAGCATTCTTACATTGACTCAACTTAATACTGTCCTGTTCAATCAAAGTCACATTGTTATGTTCAATTAATTTAAGTTAAAAAGATATCTAGCACACATCCACATTAAGTTACGTTTAAGTGATACAGTTACGTGGAACCACACTTGACAAAACTTTGTTAAGTAAACTCATCCTAAACACAAAGTTCTTAAAGGTGTCATTCACTGAGAacccgtttaatacttgttactttcgaaatactatagctcactccaagttgcatatgcatggtgcacgtgaaaatgatcttctacccccattgcccgcattagccaatgaaagaaaatacacggaaaaacaagcgaatgagaaagagcccttcccaatgacgccgaagggaaactggTTATTCATGaactcgcccaccttggcttgtgaccgcccacAGGAAGACAGTATTGATTTCGTGGCTAGGAGGTAGCAGAGCTACAGAGCTAATCTCTGCAGAGAAGCTAAGCGAACAGCTACTTGCTAACATGGCGGCGGAACACATTCGTGCTTGTTTTATCTGTGGCAATAAGACATCAACATTGCATTTCTTGCCCAAGAAAGAAGAGTCAAGGACTAAATGGTTAGAATTTATCTTCGGAACACCACCAGCGAAGTATAGCCCTAATTTAGTTCTGTGTTCAAATCATTTTGACCACAGTGACTTTTACAACTTCGGTGCCTACAgtagtggttttgcatcgaagTTGTTATTAAAACCTGGATCTGTACCATCACAACGATCGAGCACAAGCACACAGGGGGTAAGTAAAAACAAACTTTTCTACCTAAGGTTTTTGTTActaaatagcatgttcatattcttcacgttagcatgcatgaaatgGGCACGAGCTAGGCTGTCACTCATAGAAAACAACCCACCTAACGTTACcgagagatttagcttgttgaacctataaacTTCTAACCTAAGCTAAAGCGTACCTCTCAGCAAAATGCATTCTAGAGTGCTTTTGTGAaagtacccgagtcaaactttagtTTAAAGGCAGAATTACACTTGTCCATTGTCGTTCACTAAAAGAACAACTACTTGGTTTTTCTGCTCGAAAGGAGTGAGCTGTCCAAAACctctctttttagtaaactatgtgtacacaaacaatgttctcaatgctcgagttgatgtgtagagacactgatcatacttcgatcaaagtttcatgttgtgtcaagccttcttagtgttttaaaaatagcgattttgacgcgatcaAAACTGTAGTGGctattcaaaaggccatttgaccaGAAAACGACAACACTGGGAAGCTGAAAAGTGGTGCTTCCCTTCCgacgtaattatgcttttaaacgaaagtttgactcgggtacattgcattcacaaaaacaccctaggatgcattttgACGAGATTTACGCTTAGTCTAAACAAGGAAACTATACACGTGCAccattaggctaagttgctatcactagagctcaggtatttacacttcagtctactTTATGTCTTCTAGTCATTATTACATTGGCCTTTGTACattaatgttttgtttgattacttgcttaCGTAGTGtttgtcttccagagcacatcacaGACATTGGGGACAACCCCCATTCATACCAGCACCCAAACAGACCCACCTAGCTTTGCATGTcgggctacacagctttctatgggtacattaggtcatcacgttagaagcaaaggtttgtgatccgACTCTTTTTCAATTTCTGTTGTGCTAGTTTCTAGAACACTTTTTATAGTAAAGCAGGTGCTTATGTGCTTgtcaatgtttgggaaagtcaattGCATTACAAATAGGAATGATATTCCTGAATGTCTTCtttttgtgggtgtgctacttgtTACATCATACATCTTATCACAGTCACTGAAatctttttgtttccattggGCCATTACGGTTTTGTGTGATatattgaatgtcctgtgtccTATTAATActgtatcttgtaacttgacagtaatacacattcaTTTACTtcaggtacccaaacagaatccTTTATGAGAACTGCGAGTATTGCCACAAGTACCTCTGATGCACCATGGGGCCCTGCTACCTCTACGCCCATCAAGGCTGTTCACCCAAGGCCAGCAaaaagacctcgggttgatgaagaggaggaggaggaaagtgaCATCTCCACAATTTTACCTGAACCCCATGACTCCACGTATGATCCAGCACAGTCAATCAGCAATGTAACAGAAGCATCACAGCCCACGTATGTGTTTTGAGCTGTCATTTCATCTAAATGACAATGTTTCTGTTGATAAATATCTTTGTGTTAATACTTTGCTTGTTAAACTAACATTGTGGATGTCTATAATGCCATTTGTCTCAAACAGTGATACGTCTTCAACTGGATACAAAGACTCCAAGTACATAGTATTTGAGAAGAACCTTATGGAACTTTTTGAAACGTGTCCAGACTGTCGCCGGTTGTCGGATGTGAGGACCTACAGACGGGGAACATTTTTGGCCATCGACCAAAAATGCCATCACTGCCAGTTTTCCAGGCAATGGAAGAGCCAGCCAGCGATTGGAAGCTCCCCTGTAGGCAACATAATACTGTCTGCTGCCATATATTTCACCGGCTCCTCATATTTCCAAGTGCAAAAGGTATAGTACACTCCACAGTCTATCCCAATGTTTACTATCCAACCAGATTGAACAGTATTTATCGGGTCCTGGTCAGAAGCAGGGTCTGCTGGATAGCAAGCAAATGGCCCTGCTCACTTAAGATGTAAGGCTCTTGATGCTTCTTCTCCATTTTCACAACTTTATCTGGCCCTAGTCACACGTTTCCCCTGCCCCACTTTCTCAAGTTTACCTGGCCATAGTCACACCTGTTCCCCCCCCCACTTTCACAACTTTACCTGGCCCTAGTAACACGTTTCCCCTGCCCCACTTCCTCGACTTTACCTGGCACTACTCTATAGTGGAGACACAACAGTTACATTACAAAGTGCCTCCAACAGGCAATGAGCCAACATGAACTCAGATGACCCACACCTAATTTACATTTGAAGGTTCTCACCTGTACTATTCATGCTGACCCTTAGAGGCTGGAAATGATTTTGGAAGTTATTATTGCCAACCAACACGCCTGGCCCGATACAGTGCTTTACAATGTACTCatgcatgattttttttaatttgtagatatttcaagccatgcatctGCAAAACATCAGCTACTCAGCATTCCGTAGGCATGCAAGCAGTTATCTGGAAACAGCTGTGATCCACCAATGGCACCAGTACCAAGAAGCAGAATTTGAGTTCTTGAGTCAGAGGAAAGTCAAGATTGGAGGGGACATGCGAGCAGATTCACCGGGTAAGCTTCCGCTTTTTATTAGACGAAACATATTCTATTATGACAGACCGTGGTGTAACacacaaaattaaaaaaaaaaaataataataataatattaataataatatgacCTACTTCTAATAGAACTATTGTGTATTTGCAGGTCACTCTGCCAAATATGGAAGTTACAGTTTGATGAATCTGGAGACCAACAGCATTATTGACATTCAACTAGTCCAGGTGAGTGGATTCACAGATGTAAATAGTTATCAATGTTACACAATGCACAGTTTATCGGTgtctctttatctttctttctcacagACAAATACCAGTCCACCATAATTgtatacacacatcaaaacttgACTTTCAACAATTCCTACAACTTGTATGCCCTTTGTGTTTTGTTTACAGAGCAATGAGGTTGGTGGGAGCCACAACATGGAGAAAGAGGGACTCAAAAGAAGCCTACAGCTTTTGGAGTCCAAGGGTGTGGCAGTCGATTACATTGTCACTGACCGTCATCCACAGATACAAAAATATCTCTGTGAGCAAAAGATAACACACTACTATGATGTCTGGCATTTGGAAAAAGGTTATTGTCTTACTTTGGTTCAACATAGAATTTCAACACTGCAACATGGCATTGCATTGCGATAACAATATCCCTGTACCAATATTAGGAGTTAATGTttagatgcacacacatcatGTTTTTCATCACAGTAAGTCAACTCATTTTGTGATCACCAGGTCTATCTAAGAAACTGGGAAAAGTGGCTAAAGAGAAGGACTGCGAGGTGGTCAAGAAGTGGCAGCGTGGAATCAGCAACCATGTTTATTGGTGTgcaacatcctcatcctcagggCCAGAGAAAGTCGCCAAATGGACATCTGTGGTAAACCACatgcaaaacaaacatacccACGACAATCCTCTCTTCCCACAATGCCAACATCCAGTCCGCCGGAGCAGAGATCGCAAGAAGTGGTTTCAACCAGGTGTGTAGCTGTCTGTTGTACTCAATGTTTTGTGAAAGCCCTCTACAAAGTGGAGAAGATCCTAACAAATAAGAGGGTCCTCAGTGATGTTGAGAGGCTAAGCTCACGGTACCAGACCTCAACACTGGAGGCATTCCACAGTGTAATCTTGCGCTTCACACCCAAAAGTGTGGTCTTTCCTTTCATTGGGATGTTGTGCAGGTATGTTTTGTCACATCTACATTAACCACTATGTGTAAAGTGATTTTGCAAGAAATGCTTACAGTTAAGAGAAAAAGTAATCATCTGCACTGATCAATTACTatcaaatttgatgttgttggTTTGGAAGTAACCAATATTGGTAGGATAGTGATTTGTCATTACAGCCTATTTTGTTTTTTAGACTATATCTGGCAGCAATGCACTTCAATGAAAACGCTGGCCGCACTCAGGCAAGAACAACTTCAGGGAAACTGAGGTACAGCTTACATTTCCCAAAAGCCAAAAAGGGAGGGCACACTGTGAAGCCAGTAAAATCACCACCAACACACTGTAAGTAACTCAAACAAACTATTTATTGCCATTCTTGAAAGACAAATAAAACTGTTTAATATCGAGGAGACattatgtacatatttacaTTGAACATTTTCTTCCAGGCTACGTCCACAACCTGATTGCTGGGGTGTTTGAAGAGATAGTCCCCAACCCCCTGCCTTACATGGAGGAGCTCCAAAAAATCCCTGTTCCTGATGCCCTGTCCTCAGCATTCTACCATCCTCCACTGACAGAAGCTGTGGCTGCATACACATCTCGCTTTAGGCAAGGGCAGCCCTAAAGCCGACATATTGGCCTTCTGTGTCTGGGAACTCTCTTCGGATCCGTAGGACAACACAAGCCGGAATAACAACTCGGACTTTTCTACCTAAATAACCCCAGCACCAGCtgacaaaggatctgtaggccagatgtctgcatcgccTGGCAAAAAAAGACATTGTAAATTCTGTACATAGTTTGGATATTCttcttttgtgtttgcattattttattaGACTTGAaaattactgtatgtaaatAAAATAAGCTATTTGTTGAAAATGGACCCGTTTTTTCTATATTGGctttaggagtttcatcaggttgttttctttcttttaggcTAAAGatggtttatcttacctttcatatcctCTCTCTCGCAGGGGGCCATAGTCGGCTCTATAAAtatttagtgcattttgaagggagtataTGTtgaggcagactggttctaatcctgggtggAGGGTCATACAGGCAACAGGGGTACCGGTGTCGCCCATTCTTCTAACCACCTGAGCAGTCATACGTGAATGTAAACAATTTGAGTAACCTATGCCAACAAATTTGTAAACAATTTGAGTAACCTATGCCAACAAACTTATATCAACCAAAGCCAtgccatagttctcattacaATAAGAATCTCCTTGcagcacgcatgtgt includes the following:
- the LOC121716101 gene encoding uncharacterized protein LOC121716101; the protein is MGTLGHHVRSKGTQTESFMRTASIATSTSDAPWGPATSTPIKAVHPRPAKRPRVDEEEEEESDISTILPEPHDSTYDPAQSISNVTEASQPTDTSSTGYKDSKYIVFEKNLMELFETCPDCRRLSDVRTYRRGTFLAIDQKCHHCQFSRQWKSQPAIGSSPVGNIILSAAIYFTGSSYFQVQKIFQAMHLQNISYSAFRRHASSYLETAVIHQWHQYQEAEFEFLSQRKVKIGGDMRADSPGHSAKYGSYSLMNLETNSIIDIQLVQSNEVGGSHNMEKEGLKRSLQLLESKGVAVDYIVTDRHPQIQKYLCEQKITHYYDVWHLEKGLSKKLGKVAKEKDCEVVKKWQRGISNHVYWCATSSSSGPEKVAKWTSVVNHMQNKHTHDNPLFPQCQHPVRRSRDRKKWFQPGV